Proteins encoded by one window of Erwinia pyrifoliae DSM 12163:
- the thiM gene encoding hydroxyethylthiazole kinase → MIQPQALRHADVARSLTLFRQQPPLIHCMTNDVVQTFTANVLLALGASAAMVIDGEEAAQFSAIADALLVNVGTLTRGRSEAMLAAIASAKAAGRPWTLDPVAVGALDFRTRFCQRLLSLKPAAIRGNASEMMALAGQPVSGRGVDSLHASDAAIRSAILLAQKSGAVVAISGEVDFVTDGQRVLRVNGGSALMTRVVGTGCALSAVVAGFTALSGDRLTHVASACRLVSLAGERAAAQARGPGSFIPAFLDALYQLDAEARA, encoded by the coding sequence ATGATCCAACCTCAAGCCCTTCGCCACGCCGACGTGGCCCGTTCTTTGACCCTGTTTCGCCAGCAACCTCCGCTCATTCACTGTATGACCAACGATGTGGTGCAAACCTTTACCGCTAACGTGCTGCTGGCGCTGGGCGCGTCTGCGGCGATGGTTATCGATGGTGAAGAAGCCGCGCAGTTCAGCGCAATAGCCGATGCGCTGCTGGTCAATGTCGGTACGCTGACACGCGGGCGTAGCGAGGCGATGCTGGCGGCGATAGCGTCCGCTAAAGCTGCCGGGCGCCCCTGGACGCTGGATCCGGTGGCGGTCGGTGCGCTGGATTTCCGCACGCGTTTTTGTCAGCGATTGCTTTCGCTTAAACCTGCCGCCATTCGCGGTAACGCTTCTGAGATGATGGCGCTGGCCGGGCAGCCCGTCAGCGGACGCGGCGTCGACAGCCTGCATGCGTCGGATGCGGCCATCAGGTCCGCCATCTTACTGGCACAGAAAAGTGGGGCAGTGGTGGCCATCAGCGGCGAGGTGGATTTCGTCACTGACGGCCAGCGGGTACTTCGCGTTAACGGTGGCTCTGCGCTGATGACGCGCGTGGTCGGCACCGGCTGCGCGCTGTCGGCGGTGGTGGCCGGTTTTACCGCACTGTCGGGCGACCGCCTGACGCATGTCGCCAGCGCCTGCCGGCTGGTTTCTCTTGCCGGGGAACGTGCTGCGGCACAGGCGCGGGGGCCTGGCAGCTTTATCCCGGCCTTTCTGGATGCGCTGTATCAGCTGGATGCGGAGGCGCGGGCATGA